The DNA segment AAGCAATTAACGGAGCAAAAATTAATTTGATTCCTGCTAGTAAAGATACCTCTAAATTAAACTCAAATTTACTTTGTGATAACTGCATTCCTAAAATAATCAAAGCCGTAGGAATAGCCGCAATACCTAATAACTCTAAACTTTTACCTAGATTAAAAGGTAGTTGAATAGATAAAAAATTTAACAGCGCCCCTCCTAGCATTGCCCACACTAAAGGTAAGCCAAGAGTTAATTTAATGCTCTTTTTAAAACTTTGATTACTAAGAATTGCTGGTAACATTCCAAATAAAAAAATACTGGAAGCAATCATATAAATAACCGCTCTTTCCAAACCGCCATTACCCAAGGCAAAAGTAACAATAGGTAAGCCCATATTTCCATTGTTGGGAGAAAGAATGATAGCAAAAAAACTTTGTTTATTTTTTTGTTTTATATGAAAAATTTTACTAAAAATTACTATTAAAAAATAGAGAATAGCTGAAATTATAGTGTAATTGAATATGATCAAAAATATGCTATTTCCTGATACTGTAGTGCGATAAAGACTATCAGCAACAATAGCTGGAGCGAAAATATAAACACTTAATTCACATAAAGTAACGGTATCCAAGTTCAATTTCTGTCCAGCAATATAACCCACTAAAATAATTACAGCTACGGGCAAAACTGCCGACAAAATAACTACCATAAATAAATTTAAG comes from the Cyanobacterium sp. T60_A2020_053 genome and includes:
- a CDS encoding AEC family transporter; its protein translation is MVVILSAVLPVAVIILVGYIAGQKLNLDTVTLCELSVYIFAPAIVADSLYRTTVSGNSIFLIIFNYTIISAILYFLIVIFSKIFHIKQKNKQSFFAIILSPNNGNMGLPIVTFALGNGGLERAVIYMIASSIFLFGMLPAILSNQSFKKSIKLTLGLPLVWAMLGGALLNFLSIQLPFNLGKSLELLGIAAIPTALIILGMQLSQSKFEFNLEVSLLAGIKLIFAPLIAYFVGGLTGLSGLDLQVLILQTAMPTAVNSLVMVKQFGGNDVLVAQTIIISTVMSFISLPIIIGLIN